Within the Bombus vancouverensis nearcticus chromosome 10, iyBomVanc1_principal, whole genome shotgun sequence genome, the region CAAAAGATAGCATAAGTGCAGGGAAAGCCTGGATACTTCAAAATTCTATCAGTCCACAAAGCAATCAAGTTGTTGCAGACCATTTGCTGAAAAAGTATGTTATATTTGACTTTAGCCATATACTATTAACAGTAGtaaatcaattaattttttattgtttctttCAGAGTCATTCAGGCAACCAATTTTAGTCATAAACTCCATATTATCTACCTGGTCAACGATGTCCTACATCATTGGTAAGTATGATATTTGTTTGGGAAAACAGTAACAGATCTTATATCTTAAAACATTTGTAAAAAATTTGAATTAAATTACATTATCTAATTAAATGTGAATGGAAAATTTAACACTTCAATTTcagtataaatataatatttataataaagtttgatAACTTTCATAAAAATAGTTGTGCACGATATTTAATTTCAAACTTCTTTAGTGCAAGAAAAAAATCTATGGATCTTCGCAAGGCAATGGAAAGTGTTGTTGTTCCCATGTTCTGTAACACTTCATTAGCTGCATCAGAAGAACaacttaataaattaaataagctATTAAGTTTATGGGAGTCAAAAAATAATTACTTTGATGAAGGAATTATAGATAAATTGAAACAGCCAAGCACATCTTGGTCTGAATATCAGGCTAACTTGGTTGAACAACATGCCAGCGCAATTACACCGATTACTACATCAACAAAACAAACCTTTGATAATTATCAAGCACAACATCAAGCGTTTGTTACACATGCTTTGAGACAAATTCAAAATATTGAGCAACAAAAGATCGCAATTGATCAACAATTAAAAGCTCCTCCTCCACCACCACCGCAATTGGTAAGTTGATCTTCTTTCctgtatgtattatgtatatgtattcgACAAACGATAATAGAAATTCATACTTTACAGAACCAACAAAATATGTCTCTGCCACCTAGTCATTCCGGTCCTCCTGCTCCAATAAGCACAGATGTAAATTTCAGTCAACCGCCACCTGGATGGGGTGTACCACCCGGGAATGAGCCTCCACCGTTTTCAAATGTTCCATTGCCAGATTTTTCAAAACCACCGCCTGGATTTGGCCCCCCACCTGTTATACACGAGCCCTCTGTCGAAGATTTAATGCCCAGTATGCCTTATTACGAACTTCCTGCTGGCTTGATGGTACCTCTAATTAAGTTAGAAGATGCCGAATATAAACCTTTGGATCCAGAAGCCATTAGGCTTCCACCACCTGCTCCTCCAAGTGAACGACTAGTAGCGGCTGTAGAAGCATTCTATGCGCCACCGAACCATGATTCTCCACGGGACAGGTAAAGGCATATAATGCAAATTATACACAAACTAATTATGCTTGAAATATCGAGTGAAGtttttaattgtaatatctaCATATTATAGCGATGGGTGGGAAAAATTAGGTTTATACGAGTATTATAAAGCAAAGAATGCCGCGCGTAAGCGTAAAGAAGAAGATATAGCAGCTGGTATAAGACAAAAATCAAAATCGCCGTCACCAATTCTAAGGCCAAGATCCAAAAGTCCTAGTCCACCAAAGAAACGATATCGAAGTAAATCGCGAAGTAGATCACGCTCAAGATCTAGAGGTAGAAGCAGATCTAGATCTCCTGCTGCTAATCATAGACGTAACAGTCGAAATAGCAATCATAATAACAGAAGCAGAAGGAGGAGAAATAGCAACAAGGATCGAAGTCCTGATAGGAGAATGGACAGGCAAGATCGAAGTCCAACTCCACCCAGTTTCCTGTAAGTATTATTACTTAGTATAAAAAGATATTCTATATAtctgattatatatatatatatatatatctgattTCTACGAATGAATTCCTTTCAGCGGATCAACCTACAGTAAAGCTCCTCAAGAAATTAGTCTCGATGAGAGTAACAAGGGTCATCAGTTGCTCAAAAAAATGGGTTGGGGCGGTGCGGGACTTGGTGCCAATGAACAGGGTATTGAAGCTCCAATATCGGGGGGTGAAATTAGGGATAAAAACGATCAATATAAAGGCGTcggtattaatttaaatgatCCATACGAGAACTTTAGAAAGAGTAAGGGACAAGCATTCATAACTAGAATGAAAGCAAGAGCAGAAGAACGTGCCGAAGAAAGGGGTGAACGGGACTGAATCTAATCaggataaataattaatttgtcTATAATCTTTTCGGTGAAATATAACTATCGCATGCAGTATGAATTCGCATGCTCTCACAATCGTAGTCGACACAAATTTCCAATGATCAATGTTCTACAATCCTACAATGTAATTTGTgtaatgatttattttaatctttttatttttttcaatctCTATTAGGATAATCAACGTTTTATATCCATTCTCTTATTTCATTGTATAAACGTTATAGAATAATTGTTTATTACTGAAATTACAAAGTTACAacgtacatttatatatatgttatagaATTGTATATTCTTGTTATAAGTAacaatcaattattttatatttttaattcaaagaaacagagaaagtGCATTGACTGAATATTGTGTCGATCATTCGTGGGCGCAAATCATTTATCTGTATATTTCCAATTGAGAAAAATACTACGAGTGAATGATGAAAAATATGAACAATTGTTTATGAACTTAATTGCTTGTCAGTTTATAAATAAGACAAGGGTTACGAAAGTTTGCTGTTACACTTGCAGTGATTGTTACATACTAAATTCAATTTGCATAGTGCATAacgcaaaaagaaaaaatataattttatgtatcttTTGTACATTATGTACAAAACTATTCGATTTTCGGCAAGGTTACCGTTAATAATAGTAGATGGTTTGTCTATTGATAATTGGAGATAtcttgattaaaataataactaaGTACACCAAAAGGATCGATTAATCAATATTGACCAATCGCACGGTTTATGATCATCACGAACATGACATGCAAGATTACATATTATGTAATTGTATTCTGCACGGCAAAAAAATTCATTCTGTTTCCATATGAAACGATAAATTAATTCGCTGAATGTCTATATAAGAGAATAAGAGAATATCGTGCACTAATCATCTTTacatgaaaaaaaatatatgaaactaaAAAAGTACTTGTATTTAGTAAGttaataaatgattatattcGATACATAAGATAAAATCGAGGAATAAGCATTCTATGTTTAAATATAATGGTAGAAGAAAAGAATTGTAGAAAgaacgagaaaaagagaggaaaaatgTTCTTAATTAGAGTTAGCACGTCCTCGAGGCGTGCTATTGACGTACACTCGTACAAACTCTGCAGAAAATCATCGTAGATGTtgttaaagaaaattaatttaatcggtTCAAAGATATTCCAGAATAATAATGTTCTTAGACTTTTTATACTGGTAGATTTATCATCAGCTGTCACGTGCACGCGGattcaaagaaaaataaaaagataactGGCTAGGAACAGCCGACATCCGATGGCATTGTTAATCGTCAGTTGCCTTCTTGAACTCCCCTAGTGGCAGTCGATATTGGAACCGAATACATAAATCCAACGTCAAACCGGTTTCACAGCGATAACAGTCAGAAGCCACACACTTGGTGGCGTAAACAACACCGGAAAGATGTGTGCGTTTTCCTATAGCTATTCTATAACTTCACTCTCATTTTAGTATTCTTTTTACATATATCAcgcgatatatttttattgaacgAAATCTATacgaaagaaatataataaaacgttTACGTCGTAACAGATTTCGAAGTGTCAACCAAGAAGTTGGTGTTTGTAAATTTGGAAAGGTCATTTAATATCTATTGAGCATCTTAATTTCTATTcagtatttctttttctttttgtcataaATACTGTGTATCATGACAGTCGTAATATCGTTCGATAATATTTGTCGAAAGTCCCAAAGATAAGTAATTTGGTTCCCAAAGATCGTAAACATTAAATTCGACGATGATTCTGCAGTATTAACGGCCTCCTTGGAAGTCAATTTCGTCGAAGGCAAAGGTCGATGATAAAATGCAACAGTTAAaacaatagaaagaaaaaaggcaggatggaattaataaatgaagaaaTATAGTTTGTGGGAGAATATCTTTTTCTGAACAATTTATATAGTATAGCATCATTGTATCGGTCTCGAGATGCAGTCATGCCGATGCATTCGATGGTAATATACGTACTTTGCTTGCGTGATCGATAacgaaatatataatttcaaaaaGAATATACAGACGCCAAATATACATTGGATTGTTTTATAACTGCAGTGTAACCAAACACGATCTACCTCTTTCGCAAAGCATGACGTCACGTTACAATAATCGTGTATACGTAACAACAGATTGGCACCAAAAAGTCGTGTTTTTTGTGGATCGATCGATTGCTTATCTCGAATCGAAAGACGATTGTATTTAAAAGAATCGACTGCGTTCGTGGGAAACCGGTACGTATGTGTATAAGTTGGTCGACTGATGCAACACGTTTAAGCAAAACGTGACATCGAGGCCGAAAATGTAAGAATAAATATGTGTATGAGGATATGCGAAGATAAAAAAATAGATTACGTTAACGATTTTGACGGTGGCACGTAACCATTGGTACATGCTTACTCCAGAAGTGTTATTcttaaaacataatatttaaattCGCGACTACATATATTCTTCGAAAGAAATCGGAAAGTGAATGGATTAATAcatttacaaaatattctttttcgttCGTTTTAATTTGCTGCCTTTTAAACCATCAGATTTCCAAACTGATGCGTAAATACCTCGCGTTATACAACGATAAAAAGGtatatttttagtaatttttagaTCGATATTTCACATACGtaagatttttaatattttgatgATTTTATTTGATCTATGTTTGTTCCGTTTTAAATATGccgatgaaaaatgaaaaacatgaCCTTTCGAATATTCGCTCCATTCATGAAATGAGCATTTAATTTTGCGACACGGATTGTAATGTGTAGACATCGATAATATTATTGATAAACTTTTACGTATTGGATAGAATTTAAATTTTCGAAACAGTGTTTTGTATCTGCAGTGTAGTAACAATAACGAAGTTAACAAGTTATAAAATTACACATTCTGATATCAACTTTGTTCTGTTAAGgcataaaagtaaaaaaggtaAGAAAAATCTAATCAATACATAATAAGATCATAGCACTTCGTGTGACGCCATTCTAAACGACGAAAAAGAATTTGTATGCGAGTAAAATGAGTCTCGTATTACTGACTGCATGTAGTAGGTGCCACGTATCATTTTACCCTCATTTGTCAAGGTTTTCACGGACGTTGTCAAATTAGAACGACTCTCCTTGGACCTGTTACGTTCAGGGTTCCATATAAAGACATATCGCAGTTTCGTCGCTCGATCACAACAGATTGCGGCATTCTTCTATGTTGTACGATGAACATAATAACAGTCTACTGAAGTTATGGTAACGTCgaatagaatgaaataaaagtttCACTGAACGATCGAAATATTCTCAAACTTACAGGAACATgaatatataaacatttttaGACACGAATTGCCCGTGTTATTGGTATCATCAACCTTGTGCCATTTTTACATTTGTTCGACAAATGGCGAATAAATTGtccatattattaattttaattacttaTAGCGAATGTTAAGAgtatttttgcaaattttataaatagGACGTATACTAGCAACAGTCGCGAAGAAAATAATTCAACTCTGCAATAATTAATTCACCGATTCTCAAGCAGTAACTACCTTTTGAAAGTCAACTATAAATCACGATCTGTCGCAGGTAACAGGTGACCTCAAAGTAATCAGAAACCGGATCTCGCACTCGAGCCGCGTATTTAGGCCGGAAGTGCGTCTCTAAGGTTCGCTTTAAATAGTCACTCAGCCTGTTGGTTTCCTTATAAAGTAGGTATCGATAACAAGCACCCATCGTTGATTTCAAACCAACATTCTAGACAATCTATTCTTAGTATTATGATAACAGAGTTATAATTAGCTCTTCGTCTTGGTAATAATTACTCTGCTATGGAATTTTATCTGAATTTCAATAACACGccattacaaaataaatatcaaattggatcgatatatttattaaaaaataccaaAAAATACCGCCATTTCCCATATTCACGTTATTTGCAAATAGAACATTCTAAACATTACTCGAATGAAATAACGAATATCTGAAACGTCAGAATAAAAACTTTCATTTATATCGTATAACTTGATCCAACCATAAGTTAGTTGTTCAAATAAAATAGAACATTCCTGATTACACTCGTTATTAATCGAACTCTCATTTCTCAATcttattactgaaaattttatatattgatTCCTATATTTTGCAGGAAAACTTGGTCAATCTGTTCGTGTATACATtgcaattctttttttttcaattgcTTGACACCTCCTCCTTTCGCGACCGAAAGGTGCACGCAAAGAGACGCCACGATGAACGTGTGCAGTGATCGGCATACCTGCGTGTCGGTTGACTCGGACGGAGAAAACGGGTTAGCGTGACTCGTGAATTAGAGAGAACCGCGTGCATTCGCAACAGTGCCGGTAGAGGATCGCGGACGAGGATAGAGAACGCGTGGAGTCGCGCGAGTGGAACGAGGACGACGAGAAGGTACCGCGTTGCATTCCACGTGATCAAGAGAAGGGCACGCCTCGGCCGTCGAGTCACGCGCTCGACCACGCGTTTATCCTTACCGACACGTGCACGCAATGTGTCCGACCGCGCACTCGGTAGAACAGAGAGCTGGTTATTTGCGCATACGGTGCACGATGACATCTCTTGGACGTTAGTCCATTATACACGTCGAATTACGAACGATGCGACACCGTGCGGTTGCATCAGATTCCCGTGTAATCGTTTGACTTTGGAAATGCAACCTCTTTCATACGGATCTGTTTAAATAACGTAACTTTTCCATTGTGTAATATCGCGTCCCCGCGCTATGTCGTTCTTTTAGAATTATCGACTTCGATCGAGGTAGCTGAAGGATAGGCGAGTTATGTAGCACAAGCGAAGTTATGGTATCCTTCTGGAACGCTATATCGTACTTACACAGGCTGGCTGGGAATTATTGGTTTTTACGGAATTAGGAATTCAATGTACCATTGGCAGTATATGTATAGGATTTTTCAAAATGAATGTTCAAAGCTGATCGATGAATATTTCTATTCTCCATATTTGGATACGTATAACAGCGATCAACGTATTGAAATTCTGcaacaattatttttaattaattctcgtATATGTTAATGTTCACAGCTGGTAGTTTCCCCGTGTGCTTTCAGACAAATCGTTGATTCGTATCGCGAAGATTAAATTGGAGCGTGAGATACCGTAGCGTAAATACATTGTCCGATGAGCTGCGTACTATAAAAAGGAGAGAAACATTCGTGGGATTTTCAGGTTCAAGTACGAAGCCGTGTTCGAAGTTTATTTCTTGGGAACGCGCGGACCTATCAGGATTTGTTCACGGGAATCGAAAGCTGTCCAGGGCGAGAAGGAAACGCAACGTAACCGGCTGTAATTATGTGTCGGCCAGGCGAATGTTCTAATTTGTCAAGGACAAACGAGCGAACATTGCTGCGAAACGTGATTTTCAGGCGATAATCAAGGGGAAGCACCTCGATGCATTCAACGATGCAATCACCGTGACGTAATTACTTTCACGTGCCCTCACTCGACCCTTGTGTAACGttcttcttttcctctctttttttttttttttcatcgttGTTCTAAAACCGTGGCCACATCAATTTCACTTTGTCGCGTCATTACTAATTCAACGTTCTTCGATTTTACGTAATGCGGATTGCGTGGTCTTGAAACACTACGTCAAAATTGACACGGAGTGACAGAGGGACACAGGTGACGTACttcattcataaaaatttagaaGATTCATTCGAGATACATTGTCGTAGATATTAGAAGAATGACTACAAGGTACGAAAGTAATCGTAATACACCGTGTTTGTGAAAAAGCTGCAAACATCGTTGAATATTCATCGACGTGTGTTCACCAAGCTGGCCGTTTTATCTAAAAGTCACGTAGGCATCACAGTTGAGACATGGTCACCGTTTGAACGATGCATAATTTAATTCCAGCTCAAAGAGGAATCGTCGAGTGCTCTAGAAGGAATTTAAATTGCTCCGTCTTGTAGTAGAATCCGGAATCAAAGGTTAAAGATCCGTCCACGATAACGACGCCCTATCGGGCCTATCTGTGACGAACCGTTCGAGTACCAAAATATCGCAGACCATACGTTACGGTCAATTGATGAGCATTAGGTTCAATAATTTGGTTTTGGAACGAGTACGAAGACCAAACCGATTAATGCATGACACGGGACACGTAATGGTGTACCAGATCAAGAATAGCTCGGAGTCGCCACAGATTGCGTTTATTTTCTCCTGAGCCGTGCAGAAAATAAAACGCCTATTTTCGAATCGGTCGTGTTACGCGCGTACTCGTGCATACGTCAAGTTCGTAGCCGCTTTAAAGGGAGAACGAGCCAAAATCTTCACTATCTTGGtaatatgaatatttaaagCGAATACATCGTACGTCGAATATCGTAAGATCGTTTGATCCAGCATTATCAACATTATCGGACATTGTCGAATATGGTAAGTATCCTAAGTTAATATTTTTCACGGTATTGCTTATTGCCTACGATTAATCAGAGAAATTTAATACGGATACCGTTGATGTTTCCTTTGTTTGCAGACTGCCTCGTTCGTCTTGGAATTTCTTGTCCACCAGCAGGCCACCGTTTACATAAGTACAAGTGCTTATACTTTCTAGTCCGTCTGTAGACGTTCCACGTTCGACGTCATAAAAGTGTTTCGTAATGCGTAATCCCAGTGGCAAAAACGCATCGTTAATTACATTCTTTCCGCGCGTTATCGTAATTTCTTTTTAGTTGCAACGCAGTCGCGCGATCGACCAATGAAAATAATTGCCCACGCGACGTGTTCGATCGCGTGTGTATATTTGTACGTGTAACAGAAGCGAGATCTGGATTCCACAGGTGACCTGTAAAAGTAGAAAAGTATGTCGCCTAGAACAAGCGTTATGAGTGAGATTAAAATCGTTTAACTTCACAGTTAAATCGGCCAAATGCTACACCGTTTCTGGTTTTCCCGCTTCGTTTATATCACATTATTCATTAGAGACGTGCGACGACCTTATTTGCAAAGGTTGTCACATTGTCAATTATCGCCTCgcatgttttatttaaaaagacgTGCACAGTGTCAAATTGGTCGCAAACAGTACGTTTTCAAATCGTTACGATAATGGTAGCGTACGCGTGAAACATCGATTTCCTTAATCATGCCCATAGAGTCACGGTATTTTTTACGATgaacttatcgtttgtttcgAAAGCTCGATTATAAATATACAGTAGACCTTCTTTATGTTAACCTACGAGAGGCAAGCGGTTTATATAATGGGAGCTCACTATTTTCCCTACCAGCTGTGATTTCGCGTTTACGTAGCAGAAACTCACGTTCGAATAAATGGATTCAATTAGCTCAATTAGTAAACGAAAGTTCGTTTAATCGGAcaataactaaaatttcgttgaaATAAATGCCGTCGTCTAAACGAAGTTCCACCGTAATTGAAATCATAACGTGTGCATATATGCATTCTAGATCCTTCTTTGTTTCCAATACATTTTTCGGCAAACATGCTCCGATAACCCAATTCCTGCAACGCAAGCTCGGCGTTCGAATTCACGTGAAGCAGCAGCGCGGATgctgaataattaaaatttaatccgTTGATTAAAACGGATGCAACGAACGTCCGGGAGGATACGGCACGTTGCATCGTGTGCGTGAACGATCCGCAGTCCACGCAAACGGCGTGCAGGTATAAACATATCGTCGAATCGCGCGACAACGAGAAGTATCATTACCGCGTGTCCTCGTGTCACGACGCGGCGGAGCCTGAATACCCGTTGAGTCTGCGGTCTCATACTGTACTCCGCTCCGATCCGAATcggaggaaggaagaaagagtgAACTCACAGCACCGGCACGTAGACAGTGATTGAGAACGAACAAGGAGAACCAGAGTGCAATAAAAGATGACGAGAGAGACGGTCGATAGTCCCGTAGAGGAAGGGATGCAGTCGTTGAAGAGAGCCGCGGCGGCAGTCGGGGGAAAGAGGGATGGAGCGAGCGCGTGACAGGACACGTGACCGGGAGCACACGGTGCTCGCGTGACCGGCCCCGTGACGTCACGCGCACGTGTCACATAGCGTGGTAACTGCTTATCCCTCTCTTCGTTCGACTGTACGTCCCAACGAACGTTCCTCACCTTCTGCGCCCCTCCAAGCATTTCCCACTCCTCTCGTTGATCAGTAACGTCTCAAGTCCCCACTTCACCCTCTTCGTCGAAAACTTTCACCTGGAAAGTCActatttttccttcctttctatACCTTACCATTACTCACCCTCGCAATACTAGCGCCTCTGCCTTGTCCGAATGGCGAACGAACGCGGATTTGCATCATCGAGTTACGTGACGCGCCAGCGATCCTTAGCCacgttaaagaaagaaaaaaagaaaaatagtcgGTTTCTCCTCAACGGGTATCGTTGAATCGTATCGACGAGATTCCAGCGAAATGGAAGGGCGAAAGTATACGCTCGAGAAATTTAGTCGACTTCGTGACACGGTATCAGGCGACGTTAAATTTACACGCTTGATATATCGTGTTCTGTAGTGCTTCGAGAGACGCACAAGAATCTTATCTGCGCGTCGTTCGTCATTGAGGTAATTCGTTTTCATTGTCTGCGACGGAAATTTGTGGTCCTTAAATTTTTGATGCGTCCAAAGGATATATCGTACTTATTGTATATACGTATTCGTAATGCGAGAATCACGTAAGCGTTTGCTTGTTTATGTTTATACCGTGACAAACAGTAGTACATATTGACGCAACAAAATGATTTATCGTTTAATCATGTATCGATTTATGGTTGTAAATTTGCGTTAGGTTATCGAAATTCTATAATCCAAGGGTGGAACCTTTGTATCAAATCGTCAAGTAATGTATAGTAATAATGATTGTTTAGATGAGATAAACAAGAGAAAAACGAACGATTGCCTAGGTATAGATTagctttttttgtttttgtttttgtacaATATACCGGCATGCGTATCGCTAAGGCTATTTCGAGATCACCATATCGATCCATACGTAATACTATCAACACGTGATGTATTAACAACAAATTGTCTTATCGGAACATTTCACAGAACTCGTAAACGCACACTGGATCGACACGTTACCCTCGCTGAAAGATATCGtagattataaaaaaaatatcaagcTACGTAACAATTGTTCGGTTCCTATCTATATCTATCGTATTTCAACACGGCGGAATTAGTCCGATAAGGGGAACGAAGATTTTGACGATATAAGATATCGAATGATATCGAGCGAATAGATACCGGTCGATTTACATTAGACCTCGAGTTGCATGGCTCCGGGAT harbors:
- the scaf6 gene encoding SR-related CTD associated factor 6 isoform X1; amino-acid sequence: MDQAPADTELRNIIDKLAQFVARNGPEFEQMTKNKQKDNPKFGFLFGGEHFNYYQYKVTTEQAILKQKGINPMQNADPRLNVSQQQQQTAATVAQPLNNVNLAPGLNTQNNGLNPVVGIGPVGNQGGPVIPGVLGQIGGPGNAGPPIGPVPGAMGGVNPSIGGVTQPVNIGGPPGWLQNELANLQSQQTTLQEQVRQSEQNLAAQHAALMAQQQGRVEDAVRQAQETALQNSAQSTNTDLAAFDAVLQPIIDSCTKDSISAGKAWILQNSISPQSNQVVADHLLKKVIQATNFSHKLHIIYLVNDVLHHCARKKSMDLRKAMESVVVPMFCNTSLAASEEQLNKLNKLLSLWESKNNYFDEGIIDKLKQPSTSWSEYQANLVEQHASAITPITTSTKQTFDNYQAQHQAFVTHALRQIQNIEQQKIAIDQQLKAPPPPPPQLNQQNMSLPPSHSGPPAPISTDVNFSQPPPGWGVPPGNEPPPFSNVPLPDFSKPPPGFGPPPVIHEPSVEDLMPSMPYYELPAGLMVPLIKLEDAEYKPLDPEAIRLPPPAPPSERLVAAVEAFYAPPNHDSPRDSDGWEKLGLYEYYKAKNAARKRKEEDIAAGIRQKSKSPSPILRPRSKSPSPPKKRYRSKSRSRSRSRSRGRSRSRSPAANHRRNSRNSNHNNRSRRRRNSNKDRSPDRRMDRQDRSPTPPSFLGSTYSKAPQEISLDESNKGHQLLKKMGWGGAGLGANEQGIEAPISGGEIRDKNDQYKGVGINLNDPYENFRKSKGQAFITRMKARAEERAEERGERD
- the scaf6 gene encoding SR-related CTD associated factor 6 isoform X2, giving the protein MGGVNPSIGGVTQPVNIGGPPGWLQNELANLQSQQTTLQEQVRQSEQNLAAQHAALMAQQQGRVEDAVRQAQETALQNSAQSTNTDLAAFDAVLQPIIDSCTKDSISAGKAWILQNSISPQSNQVVADHLLKKVIQATNFSHKLHIIYLVNDVLHHCARKKSMDLRKAMESVVVPMFCNTSLAASEEQLNKLNKLLSLWESKNNYFDEGIIDKLKQPSTSWSEYQANLVEQHASAITPITTSTKQTFDNYQAQHQAFVTHALRQIQNIEQQKIAIDQQLKAPPPPPPQLNQQNMSLPPSHSGPPAPISTDVNFSQPPPGWGVPPGNEPPPFSNVPLPDFSKPPPGFGPPPVIHEPSVEDLMPSMPYYELPAGLMVPLIKLEDAEYKPLDPEAIRLPPPAPPSERLVAAVEAFYAPPNHDSPRDSDGWEKLGLYEYYKAKNAARKRKEEDIAAGIRQKSKSPSPILRPRSKSPSPPKKRYRSKSRSRSRSRSRGRSRSRSPAANHRRNSRNSNHNNRSRRRRNSNKDRSPDRRMDRQDRSPTPPSFLGSTYSKAPQEISLDESNKGHQLLKKMGWGGAGLGANEQGIEAPISGGEIRDKNDQYKGVGINLNDPYENFRKSKGQAFITRMKARAEERAEERGERD